From Amphiprion ocellaris isolate individual 3 ecotype Okinawa chromosome 10, ASM2253959v1, whole genome shotgun sequence, one genomic window encodes:
- the LOC111586473 gene encoding macrophage mannose receptor 1-like gives MRVTCIVFVLLFQTLQCLASDDSPFQLINEATGFCLYHCSDIRWTTGDRLLVPWRNKCLGAQGNSVGSDITLYDCDETSELQKWECKNETVLALKGQKLYIELTGYNSAVLSKTIGPNNHLTISGMSSGACSRTYRERFTLEGNAFGKPCMFPFLYKDQWYSDCTTFDSSDKRLWCAVETKYEHELWGYCPTNSKENWKKDITTGANYQLNTQSALTWSQADASCKQQSSSLLSITDPHEKAYITALLSAGGGGEGYKLWTGLTLDLEHGWQWSNGRPYRYLNWDSGHPLSDPGQTCGIIDGAVQYSWQSSKCNKKLGYICYSKSVSAPPTEAAETGFCSAHWIPYNGHCFRLDRTEKTWSDAQKQCRKEGGDLVSIRNVEDQSFVISQLGYASTDELWIGLNDRKTEGLFDWSDHSTVSFTSWEYGKPAVATDQRDCVLIRGESGNWADRACTEKHGFICMKTSASEPSGDEVDQNIGCKTGWKRHGSYCYFVGTQTKTFNEAKDNCKSSDSYLADVSTGVDNAFLVSLVGLRPEKHFWLGLSNQKNIDFFEWTNANSVKYTHWNAEMPGHQQGCVAMATGSFAGLWDVLPCTNKEKYICKHLAEGAVLTPIPPTVQSPKCADGWNSLLSRSFCYQMYSEMKTWYEARDYCRAIGGDLLSIHSDAELNLNHELKSAHYSHLTVWIGLSAPNPVTGYVWSDGSPLNFQHWEDGEPNNKNDVESCAEFKAYDWRAAAGSWNDVHCEKYNSYACQIQRGVTPKPPPDPIPPEYNTTSDGWLIWKGNQYYFNSETMAMEGARRFCQQRHGDLVTINSEAERLFLWKQISRKHRSSWIGLTVDLDRSFQWMDGSQVVFQRWEEGQPDFKNYDENCAVMTFYSGFWHDYNCGYEHGSICKRSDSLPANTTVAPTVPPKGGCPVPWKKFHSKCYNIINNQNLTWGGAREKCQQMGGNLASISSRHVQVFLMSQMANAPTTDLWIGFHNLHNGRFLWTDGRPNSYVNLGLEIFRRRYEPFLYQRDVFRRRYARFRYQRDKNCAVINTDPSLGIGKWKPKSCNDTNGFVCLRNVVQSLPDSPEPTIPTSYIKILNDSVKVVPQQMDWDAAKKNCDGDGANLASLRNEWMQVYVELLAFSLKAPLWIGLNKMQTNGYFRFVDGWHISHPYWGENEPSTNRACVYVDVDGKWKTADCNQTMNSVCMKSTDVPPPEPTGFPGVCPQDPDLTNTRERYFWKPYRGYCYIFFLETARWTNAASSCVRHGGTLASIEDSSEQEFIQNNVKAFEDSHSSFWMGLFKTHKAEWLWLDRTVMDYTKWGEGQPSYSTFGEISTSDGTWKAGNDYYYRPYICKTAKVLPPKPSPSPKAVSKDPPRDHKILAVVVVIAGLAVGVVIAFFVFKKRGHPLPFPDSLTTFDNPLFFNNKQPQPDLVDTNKLIENAEEEHSELVVTT, from the exons ATGAGGGTCACGTGTATCGTGTTTGTGCTCCTCTTTCAAACATTACAGTGCTTGGCGTCAGATG attcACCATTTCAACTAATTAACGAGGCCACTGGTTTTTGTTTGTACCACTGCTCTGACATACGCTGGACAACTGGTGATCGACTTCTGGTTCCATGGAGGAATAAGTGTCTTGGAGCTCAGGGGAACAGTGTGGGAAGTGATATAACTCTGTACGACTGTGATGAAACCAGTGAACTCCAAAAGTGGGAATGCAAGAATGAAACAGTGCTCGCTCTCAAAGGCCAGAAGCTTTACATTGAGCTCACTGGATATAATTCAGCTGTTCTCTCCAAAACAATTGGACCCAATAACCACCTCACAATTTCAGGGATGTCCAGTGGTGCTTGTTCAAGAACATACAGAG aACGTTTCACCTTAGAGGGAAATGCGTTTGGAAAGCCCTGCATGTTTCCCTTTCTGTACAAAGACCAGTGGTACTCTGACTGTACCACATTTGACTCCTCAGACAAACGTCTTTGGTGTGCAGTTGAAACTAAATATGAGCATGAACTCTGGGGCTACTGTCCGACTAACT CTAAAGAGAACTGGAAAAAAGACATTACCACAGGAGCGAATTACCAACTCAACACGCAGTCAGCTCTGACGTGGTCCCAGGCTGATGCCAGCTGCAAACAGCAGAGTTCTTCTCTGCTGAGCATCACTGATCCTCACGAGAAGGCTTACATCACAG cacTACTCAGCGCGGGAGGTGGGGGAGAGGGGTACAAGCTATGGACTGGACTGACCCTGGATCTAGAACACGGCTGGCAGTGGTCTAACGGGAGGCCTTACCGTTACCTGAATTGGGACtcag GACATCCACTTTCAGATCCAGGACAAACCTGTGGAATCATTGATGGTGCTGTGCAGTATTCCTGGCAAAGTTCAAAATGCAATAAGAAGCTGGGCTACATTTGTTACAGTAAATCAGTTTCAGCTCCACCAACTGAAG CTGCTGAGACGGGATTTTGTTCAGCACACTGGATTCCCTACAATGGCCACTGTTTCCGCCTTGATCGTACTGAGAAAACGTGGTCTGATGCTCAGAAACAGTGCCGTAAGGAAGGAGGGGACCTTGTGAGCATCCGCAATGTGGAGGACCAAAGCTTTGTCATCTCTCAGCTTGGATATG CATCCACTGATGAGCTTTGGATCGGACTGAATGACAGGAAGACAGAGGGGTTGTTTGACTGGAGTGACCACTCTACTGTTAGCTTTACTAGCTGGGAATATGGGAAACCAGCTGTTGCCACTGACCAACGTGACTGTGTTCTCATCAGGGGAGAG AGTGGGAACTGGGCTGACCGTGCATGTACGGAGAAACATGGCTTCATTTGTATGAAGACGAGTGCTTCTGAACCCTCTGGAGATGAAGTGGACCAGAATATAGGCTGCAAAACT GGTTGGAAAAGACACGGCTCGTACTGCTACTTTGTAGGAACCCAGACAAAGACGTTCAATGAAGCAAAAGACAACTGCAAGAGCTCAGATTCCTACTTGGCAGATGTTTCAACTGG GGTGGATAATGCCTTCCTGGTGAGCTTGGTGGGGCTGAGACCTGAGAAACACTTCTGGCTGGGGCTCTCCAACCAGAAgaacattgatttttttgagTGGACCAACGCAAACTCAGTCAAATATACTCACTGGAATGCTGAAATGCCAG GCCACCAACAGGGTTGTGTAGCTATGGCAACTGGGAGTTTTGCAGGCCTCTGGGATGTGTTGCCATGTACTAATAAGGAGAAGTACATCTGCAAACACCTGGCAGAGGGAGCAGTTTTAACCCCTATCCCACCAACTGTTCAATCTCCTAAGTGTGCAGATGGCTGGAATTCTTTGTTATCAAGAAGCTTCTGCTATCAG ATGTATTCAGAGATGAAGACCTGGTATGAGGCCAGAGATTACTGCAGAGCCATTGGAGGCGACCTGCTCAGCATCCACAGTGATGCTGAGCTAAA TTTAAATCATGAACTTAAATCTGCCCATTATAGCCATCTAACAGTCTGGATTGGACTTAGTGCCCCTAACCCAGTCACAGGTTATGTATGGAGCGATGGATCCCCA CTAAACTTCCAGCACTGGGAAGATGGAGAAcccaacaataaaaatgacgTAGAATCTTGTGCTGAGTTTAAAGCATATGACTGGAGGGCAGCTGCTGGGTCATGGAACGATGTGCATTGTGAAAAGTACAACAGCTATGCTTGCCAGATCCAGAGAG GAGTCACCCCAAAACCTCCTCCAGACCCCATCCCACCTG AGTATAACACAACCTCTGATGGATGGCTAATATGGAAAGGGAATCAGTATTACTTTAACTCAGAAACAATGGCCATGGAAGGAGCACGTCGCTTCTGCCAGCAGAGACACGGTGACCTGGTAACTATCAACAGCGAAGCAGAAAGACTCTTTCTATGGAAACAG ATATCCAGAAAGCACAGGTCTTCCTGGATTGGCCTGACTGTAGATCTTGACAGATCATTTCA GTGGATGGATGGTTCTCAAGTGGTTTTTCAAAGGTGGGAAGAAGGTCAGCCTGATTTCAAGAACTATGATGAGAACTGTGCTGTCATGACATTTTATTCTG GTTTCTGGCACGATTACAACTGTGGGTATGAACATGGGTCCATTTGTAAGCGCAGTGACTCATTACCGGCTAACACCACTGTGGCACCCACAGTGCCTCCTAAAGGTGGCTGTCCAGTCCCCtggaagaaatttcactctaaG TGTTACAACATAATCAACAACCAGAATTTAACATGGGGAGGAGCGAGAGAAAAATGCCAACAAATGGGTGGAAATTTGGCCTCTATTTCTTCAAGACACGTGCAAG tgtttttgatgTCCCAAATGGCCAATGCACCTACTACAGACCTTTGGATTGGTTTTCATAATTTACATAACGGTCGGTTTTTATGGACTGATGGCCGACCAAATTCATATGTCAACTTGGGTTTGGAG ATTTTCAGGAGGAGGTATGAGCCGTTTCTCTATCAACGAGAC GTTTTCAGGAGGAGGTATGCACGGTTCCGCTATCAACGAGAC AAAAATTGTGCTGTGATCAATACCGATCCTTCACTTGGTATCGGTAAATGGAAACCAAAGTCCTGCAACGACACAAATGGATTTGTCTGTCTTCGAAATGTCG TCCAATCTCTCCCGGACTCCCCTGAACCAACAATCCCTACCAGCTATATCAAAATACTTAATGACTCTGTCAAGGTTGTTCCTCAACAAATGGACTGGGATGCAGCAAAAAAGAACTGTGACGGTGATGGTGCCAACCTTGCTAGCCTGCGAAATGAGTGGATGCAGGTTTATGTCGAATTGTTGGCTTTCAGTCTCAAGGCCCCTCTGTGGATTGGACTCAACAAAATGCAG accAATGGTTATTTCAGATTTGTTGATGGCTGGCACATATCACATCCTTACTGGGGTGAAAATGAACCAAGCACAAACAGAGCTTGTGTCTACGTGGATGTGGATGGAAAATGGAAGACTGCTGACTGCAATCAGACCATGAACAGTGTTTGCATGAAGTCTACAG ATGTGCCACCACCAGAACCAACAGGTTTTCCAGGAGTTTGTCCTCAAGACCCAGATTTAACAAACACACGAGAAAGATATTTTTGGAAACCATATAGGGGATACTGTTACATATTTTTCCTAGAGACAGCGAGGTGGACAAATGCAGCTTCTAGCTGTGTCAGACATG GTGGAACGCTTGCCAGCATTGAAGATTCCTCTGAGCAAGAGTTTATACAAAACAATGTGAAGGCATTTGAGGACAGCCACTCATCTTTCTGGATGGGCCTGTTTAAAACTCACAAAG CGGAGTGGCTGTGGTTGGACAGGACCGTCATGGATTACACTAAGTGGGGAGAGGGCCAACCCAGTTATTCCACCTTTGGAGAGATTAGCACATCAGATGGGACATGGAAGGCAGGCAATGACTATTATTACAGACCATACATCTGCAAAACAGCCAAAG
- the LOC129349745 gene encoding macrophage mannose receptor 1-like has product MTTTSTLGIGKWMVKSCNDTSGFICHKNLDPNIQSPPDTIDPNIYVRVGNDSIKVVTQNLTWYDAKRRCESEKANLANLRNEWTQAHLDLVAMNLNAPLWIGLNKNQTGGYFRYVDGWHLNFATWAEYEPSRNKPCVYIGVDGKWRTAFCNQTMNSVCMLSADVAPTESTMFPGRCPEDTNVEYQQSYTWLPFKGHCYLFITDEIEWADAASSCVRHGGTLVSIEEPSEQQFIRSNVEIFQDGQASFWIGLFKTYTGTWMWLDKTVLDYTNWAPEEPESDYGAIRTSDGTWSTGRRWHDRGYICKTPKILSTDPESKPEPHGGQDQRSRVHTSLVVVLIITITSTLMVVAFFLYKKSPRPLPTFENPLYFNSEPSPPDVVDTNKMIENAENPEPILTL; this is encoded by the exons ATGACTACCACGTCTACGCTTGGCATCGGTAAATGGATGGTTAAGTCTTGCAATGACACCAGTGGATTTATCTGTCATAAAAATCTTG ACCCAAATATCCAGTCTCCGCCAGACACAATAGATCCCAACATCTATGTACGCGTGGGAAATGACAGCATTAAGGTTGTGACTCAAAATCTGACCTGGTATGATGCCAAGCGACGTTGTGAAAGCGAGAAAGCCAACTTGGCGAACCTACGAAATGAGTGGACACAGGCCCATCTTGACCTGGTGGCTATGAATCTTAATGCTCCTCTTTGGATTGGACTGAACAAAAACCAG ACTGGAGGTTATTTTAGGTATGTCGATGGCTGGCACCTGAACTTTGCCACTTGGGCTGAATATGAACCAAGCAGGAACAAACCTTGCGTGTACATAGGTGTGGATGGAAAATGGAGGACTGCTTTCTGTAACCAGACCATGAACAGTGTTTGCATGCTGTCAGCAG ATGTGGCACCAACAGAGTCCACCATGTTCCCAGGACGCTGCCCTGAAGATACAAATGTAGAGTACCAACAGAGTTACACCTGGCTGCCATTTAAGGGTCACTGCTATTTGTTTATCACTGATGAAATTGAATGGGCAGATGCAGCTAGCAGCTGTGTCAGGCATG GTGGAACACTGGTGAGCATTGAAGAGCCCTCTGAGCAACAGTTCATCAGAAGCaatgtggaaatatttcagGATGGCCAAGCCTCTTTCTGGATCGGACTGTTCAAAACCTATACGG GGACGTGGATGTGGTTGGATAAAACAGTCTTGGACTACACTAACTGGGCTCCAGAAGAGCCTGAATCTGACTATGGAGCGATCAGAACCTCAGATGGGACTTGGAGCACCGGTCGCAGATGGCACGACAGAGGATACATCTGTAAAACACCCAAAA TACTGAGCACAGATCCAGAATCAAAACCTG AACCTCATGGAGGTCAGGATCAGCGCAGTCGTGTCCACACAAGCCTGGTAGTTGTGCTGATCATTACTATCACTTCTACGCTGATGGTCGTTGCATTCTTCCTCTACAAGAAGTCTCCTCGTCCCTTGCCCACCTTTGAGAATCCGCTCTACTTCAACAGCGAACCATCTCCGCCTGATGTGGTTGACACCAATAAAATGATAGAGAATGCAGAAAACCCTGAGCCTATTTTAACCCTGTGA